Within the Stenotrophomonas sp. 610A2 genome, the region CGTAAAGCGACGACAGATTGGCTGCGACGTCGCCACCGGCCTCATGGTCCAACGAACCGTTGAGATGGCCAATGATGGCACAGGCTTCACCGATGGCCTTGCCCTTCAGGGCTTGGTCGCCACTGGCCAGGCAGGCTTCGGCGCGGCGGATGCGCTCGCCGGCACCTTCAAGAAGCAAGGCAACCAGGCGATGGGGGTCCGCATCGACGACACGGCTGGAAACGCCGACCTTGCGGTACTGCTCGGCATAGTGGCGGTTGGCACCGTACATGTGGATGGGACTCCTTGTTATCAGCCGCTTGGCGAGGTGTTCGTCGTTGCGGTCGTTGGTGGGTTTAGGTCGCTGGACGCTGCGGTATGGCGTTTATCAGGACTTGGAAGCCAGCTGCTGGCTGAGGTAGTTGCTGGTGCTCTGCATGCCCGCAACCAATGTGTCCATCGCGGTGAACTGCTTGGTATAGCGCTCGGACACTTTTTCCATGCGCGCATCCAGTGCGTCCAGGTCTTTTTCCAGCTTCTTGATCTGCTTGTTCAGCGAATCGGTGCGCTGTGTCAACGTGCCGGTGCTGTCGAGGTTGCTCTTCAGCATGCTGGTCATGCCGCTGGAAAGGGCCCCCTTGCTGCCAAACAATGCCTCCGCCGCGCCGGGGTTTTCCGCAACGGTCTTGTCGAAGGTGGTAGCACTGAAGCTGAGGGTGCCATCCTTGTTGACGGCAACGCCGAGCGCCTTCAGGTCGACGACGTTCGCGCTCAACTGACTGCGCATCTGCTGCTGCAGGCCGCGGATCATCGAGTCGCCGGTCAAGGTGGATGCCTTGTCATTGGCGGCGTCGTAGCTGGTCGCGCTCTTCAGCATGCTGGTCGTCGCGTTGTAGGCGCTGATGAAGGCCTGCAAGTTGATCTTCAGCGGCGAATTGTCCTGCGCCACGGTCAATGTACGGGTGGTGCCAACCTCAGCCTTGGATAGATTAAGGGTGACGCCGGGAATGATGTCGGTGATCGAATTGCTGCTGGATTCACGCACGAAGCCATCAACGCTGACCTTGGCGTTGGTGGCTGCGGTGGTCTGGGCCATGCCGCCGGCGGCGCCGTCCCAGGTCAGCGCGGACAAGCCGCCATTGCCACCGCTGGCGGTGACCTTCAAAGCGCCCTCGGTACCGGCATCGACGGCGTTCATCACCAGATGCTGGCCATCGCTGGCGGTGATGATGGTGGCGTTGACGCCCTTGCCGTTGGCGGCCTTGTTGATGGCGGCGGCAATTTCGGTCAGCGTCGAACCTTCGGCGATATCAACGTCAAGTGTTTTGTTGTCGCCCCAAGCGAAAGACAGTTTTCCGTCGCCCACTTTGGCGTCAGCGGCGAACGCGCCGGAACTCAGTTTCTGGGTGGTCGCCAGGCTCAGTACTTCAACGTTGTACGTACCTGCGGTCGCCAGTGTCTTGCCGGTGCCGGCGTCGGTGATGATGCTGGCGCTGAAGCCTGAGTTTTCTGGAACAGTTGCCTTGTAGGAGCGCGTGTCGGCGCTCTTGGCCATGGCCTCGAGCGCCCCTTGCAGGCCAGTCAGCGAGCTCTTGATGTTGCCCAGTGCCGACAGCTTGGCGGTGGCCGCCGTTCCCTGCGAATTGATGCGGTTGTCCGCAGGCTTGCGCTCGGCAGCGACCAGTTTGGCAACGATGGTCGGGATGTCGAGGCCGGAGCCGACAGCAGCGAGGGAGGAGGTGGCCATGCTATTTCCTTGGTCTAGGCTGAAGGACGCCCTTGCAGGTATCCCTTGTATCGGCACGCATGCCCAACAACTTTAGGCAGGTGGCGGCGTTTGCGTGCACTCCATGCAAGCCGCGTGCCGTTACGACGGTGTGGCGGACCAGGGCATTCCCATGCACAAAACCCCTGCCGGCTGGCAGGGGTTTTGGCTACATCACGTTCAGTGCCGGTGTAAGCGCACCGCTTGGTGCTTAGCCCAGCAGGCTCAGCACGCTCTGGGTGGAGCTGTTGGCCTGCGAGAGCATGGCGGTACCGGCCTGCTGCAGGATCTGGTTGCGAGTCAGCTCTGCGGTTTCCTTGGCGTAGTCAGCGTCACGGATGCGGCTACGCGAGGCGGACAGGTTTTCCGAGGTGGTCGACAGGTTGGAGATGGTGGAGCTGAAGCGGTTCTGGATCGCACCCATGTCGGCACGCGAGCTGTTGACGGCGGTCAGTGCCTTGTCAACGATTTCCAGTGCCTGCTGCGAACCGGCGACGCTGGAGATGTCCAGGTCCTTCAGGAACTTGGTGCCGGTGGTGGCATTGGCGGCCACGGTGCCGGCGACGATGCCAGCGCCCGAGTAGGCCAGGCCGGCGGCGTCGGTCTTGGTGGCGTCGGTGAAGGTGAAGTCCTTGCCAGCCTTGACCGAGGTCATGCTCAGCTTGCCATCCTTGTCGACCTCGGCGTACACGCCGGTCTGGTCCATCTTCTCGTTGATGGCTGCTGCCATCTTCTTGCTGACGTCGGTACCGGTGTCGCCGACGGCAACCTTGACGGTTTCGATGGTGACGCCGTTGACGCTCATGCCGCCGATGGAGCCGGCCGAGGTAGCTGCACCCGATGCCAGTGCGGCGGTCGAGGTCTGGGTTGCGGCAAAGCCGGCGCGGCCCAGTGCATCGATGTTGGAATCGACGATGCTGTTGATGCCGATGGTCTGGCCGGCGTCAGCACCAACCTGGAACAGGGCGCCGGAGAAGGTGCCGTCCAGCAACTTGGTGCCGTTGAAGTTGGTCTGGTTGGAGACGCGGTCGATTTCCTTCAGCAGCTGGTTGACTTCCGAGTTCAGCGCTTCGCGGTCGGTCGAGGAGTTGGTGGCGTTGGACGACTGCACAGCCAGCTCGCGGATACGCTGCAGGTTGTTGCCGATTTCGACCATCGCGCCTTCAGCGGTCTGGGCCAGCGAGATGCCGTCGTTGGCGTTGCGGGTAGCAACGTCCAGGCCGCGGATCTGGGTGGTGAAGCGCTCGGAGATGGCCAGGCCGGCAGCATCGTCCTTGGCGCTGTTGATGCGCAGGCCCGACGACAGACGCTGGATCGAGGTGGCCAGGCTGCTGCCGCTCGTGTTCAGGTTGCGCTGAGCATTGAGCGACATGATGTTGGTGTTGATGACTTGTGCCATGATTTCGGATTCCTTTTTGTCGTTTGATCCGGCAGCTCAACCTGACCGGTACTGGGTGCAGTGGGAGGTGCCGTAGGGGCCGCAGTACCGCTGCTGATATCAATAACGGCAGCACCCTCCCGCGCTTTAGGGCTTCCGTAAGATCTGATTGACAAAAATCGCTGTCCAGCGCTGGAAGGCCTCGCGCGCCCTTTGTAGGGGCGGCGTAAGCCGTGAAACCGGTAGTGCGCGCGGCCCTTTGGATTCCGCGATCTGATGATGCGCCAGCTTCGCGGCTCACGCCGCTCCCACAAGAATCAAGAATAAAAAAACCCCGGCAAGCCGGGGTTTTTGTTTGATCACGTGGTGCGTGCTTACTTGAGCAGGCTGAGCACGTTCTGCGGCACCTGGTTGGCCTGGGCCAGCATGGCCGTACCGGCCTGCTGCAGGATCTGGGTGCGGGTCATCTCGGCGGTTTCCTTGGCGTAGTCCGCATCGCGGATGCGGCTACGGGAAGCGGAGAGGTTCTCCGAGGTGGTGGCCAGGTTGGCGATGGTCGAGGTGAAGCGGTTCTGGATCGCACCCATTTCCGCACGCGAGCTGCTCACCGCGGTCAGTGCCTTGTCGACGATTTCAATTGCGCGCTGCGAACCAGCGAAATCGGAGATGTCCAGATCTTCCATGTGGCGGGTACCGCCGCCATTGGCAGCGACGCCGGCTGCAGCGGTGGTTGCGCCCAGATCGGCCGCCAGCGAGACGGTGATGCCGGTGCCGCCGGTCAGGGTGCCGTTGGTGATGCCGCCAAAGTCCTGGCCGGCCTTGACCGAGGTCAGCTTCAGCTGGCCGCCTTCGATGGTTGCGTACATGCCGGTCTGGTCCAGCTTGTTGTTGAAGGCCTGTGCGACCTTCTTCTGCACGGCTGCTGCGTCGTCGCCGACTTCGATCTTGACGTCGTCAAGCTTGATCTGCGAAGCAGACGCCGCGCCGGCCGGGGTGACGCTGACGGTGATGCCGCTGATTGAACCGGAGGCAGTCGCTGCGGTGCCGCCGATGCCGGCGCCAGTCACGTTGTCGGCGAAGCCCGACTTGCCCAGCGTGTCAATGTTGGCGTCGACGATGGCATTGATGCCGATGGTCTGGCCCGAGTTGGCACCGACCTGGAACAGGGCACCGGTGAAGCTGCCGTCCAGCAGCTTGGTACCGTTGAAGCCGGTCTGGTTGGCAACGCGGTCGATTTCCGACAGCAGCTGGTCGACTTCGGCGTTCAGTGCTTCGCGGTCGCTGGGCGAATTGGTGGCATTGGACGATTGAACCGCCAGTTCACGGATGCGCTGCAGGTTGTTGCCGATCTCGACCATCGCGCCTTCGGCGGTCTGGGCCAGCGAGATGCCGTCGTTGGCATTGCGCACGGCGACATCGAGGCCCCGGATCTGGGTGCTGAAACGCTCGGAGATGGCCAGTCCGGCGGCATCGTCCTTGGCGCTGTTGATACGCAGGCCCGAAGACAGACGCTGGATGGACGTCGCCAGGCTGCTGCCGCTGGTGTTCAAGTTGCGCTGAGCGTTCAGCGACATGATGTTGGTGTTGATGACTTGTGCCATGGGACTTCTCCGTTGTGTTCGGTGACGTACTGCGTGTGAGGAGGCGGAAGCGTTGCGGATTGCGGAATCAGCGGATCATGTTGAACAACGACATCGACTGCATCTGGGTGAAGATGGTCTGTGCCGCCTGCAAAGCCGCACCTTCGAGCTGGTATTGCCCGATGGCTTCGGCGTAGTTGAGGTCGCGTAGCTGCGACAGGGAACTTTCAAGCGTGATGCTGCTGGCCTCGCGCAGCGATGCCGCATCATCGATTGACTTGAGCTGTGCACCGCCGGCGGCGCGCGCATCGATCAGGCTGCCCGATGCACGGGCGACATCGCGCATGCTCGCCTGCAGTGCGTTCTGCTGCGCGGTGCGGCCGGCTTCGGTGGAGGTGTCCATCTGCAGCGACTGCACCAGCTGGTCGATGGTGCTGAACACATCCCGGGTACCGGCCTGACCGGCGGTGAATGCATCGCCAGCGGCGGGTGTGCCTTCAATGCGCACGCGCAGGCCTTGGAAGACGATGTCCTCGCCGGTCTTGTAAGTGCCGGTGCCAACCACGGTGTTGCTGGCGTCCACCACTTCATAGGTGTCGGCGGCAGTAAAGCGCAACGTGTAGCTGTCGCC harbors:
- the fliD gene encoding flagellar filament capping protein FliD; this encodes MATSSLAAVGSGLDIPTIVAKLVAAERKPADNRINSQGTAATAKLSALGNIKSSLTGLQGALEAMAKSADTRSYKATVPENSGFSASIITDAGTGKTLATAGTYNVEVLSLATTQKLSSGAFAADAKVGDGKLSFAWGDNKTLDVDIAEGSTLTEIAAAINKAANGKGVNATIITASDGQHLVMNAVDAGTEGALKVTASGGNGGLSALTWDGAAGGMAQTTAATNAKVSVDGFVRESSSNSITDIIPGVTLNLSKAEVGTTRTLTVAQDNSPLKINLQAFISAYNATTSMLKSATSYDAANDKASTLTGDSMIRGLQQQMRSQLSANVVDLKALGVAVNKDGTLSFSATTFDKTVAENPGAAEALFGSKGALSSGMTSMLKSNLDSTGTLTQRTDSLNKQIKKLEKDLDALDARMEKVSERYTKQFTAMDTLVAGMQSTSNYLSQQLASKS
- the fliS gene encoding flagellar export chaperone FliS, which produces MYGANRHYAEQYRKVGVSSRVVDADPHRLVALLLEGAGERIRRAEACLASGDQALKGKAIGEACAIIGHLNGSLDHEAGGDVAANLSSLYEYVLHRLTEGNLNNDVNALQESLSLMTEIESAWNAIPSEQRAMPVASGVR
- a CDS encoding flagellin, giving the protein MAQVINTNIMSLNAQRNLNTSGSSLATSIQRLSSGLRINSAKDDAAGLAISERFTTQIRGLDVATRNANDGISLAQTAEGAMVEIGNNLQRIRELAVQSSNATNSSTDREALNSEVNQLLKEIDRVSNQTNFNGTKLLDGTFSGALFQVGADAGQTIGINSIVDSNIDALGRAGFAATQTSTAALASGAATSAGSIGGMSVNGVTIETVKVAVGDTGTDVSKKMAAAINEKMDQTGVYAEVDKDGKLSMTSVKAGKDFTFTDATKTDAAGLAYSGAGIVAGTVAANATTGTKFLKDLDISSVAGSQQALEIVDKALTAVNSSRADMGAIQNRFSSTISNLSTTSENLSASRSRIRDADYAKETAELTRNQILQQAGTAMLSQANSSTQSVLSLLG
- a CDS encoding flagellin, which codes for MAQVINTNIMSLNAQRNLNTSGSSLATSIQRLSSGLRINSAKDDAAGLAISERFSTQIRGLDVAVRNANDGISLAQTAEGAMVEIGNNLQRIRELAVQSSNATNSPSDREALNAEVDQLLSEIDRVANQTGFNGTKLLDGSFTGALFQVGANSGQTIGINAIVDANIDTLGKSGFADNVTGAGIGGTAATASGSISGITVSVTPAGAASASQIKLDDVKIEVGDDAAAVQKKVAQAFNNKLDQTGMYATIEGGQLKLTSVKAGQDFGGITNGTLTGGTGITVSLAADLGATTAAAGVAANGGGTRHMEDLDISDFAGSQRAIEIVDKALTAVSSSRAEMGAIQNRFTSTIANLATTSENLSASRSRIRDADYAKETAEMTRTQILQQAGTAMLAQANQVPQNVLSLLK